From a region of the Flavobacterium sediminilitoris genome:
- a CDS encoding uroporphyrinogen-III synthase has product MSNLKVKTILVSQPEPKVENSPYFELQNKLKVKVDFRTFIHVEGVPAKEVRAQKIDLKNFTAIILTSRNSVDHFFRVAEEMRYKVPEDMKYFCQSEAVAFYLQRYVVYRKRKIYVGQKDFIDLAPLIKKYKDEKFLLPASDQLNYDIPQTLDNLKVSWTPAIFYRTIMSDLSDLKDVYYDILAFFSPTGIKSLFKNFPDFKQNNTRIAVFGTTTQKEALDSGLRVDIMAPTPGTPSMTGALEKYILEVNKGK; this is encoded by the coding sequence ATGTCAAATTTAAAAGTGAAAACAATATTGGTTTCACAACCAGAGCCTAAGGTAGAGAACTCTCCCTATTTTGAACTACAAAATAAACTCAAAGTTAAAGTTGACTTCAGAACTTTTATTCACGTAGAAGGTGTCCCTGCAAAAGAAGTAAGAGCGCAAAAAATAGATTTAAAAAATTTTACCGCTATTATATTAACTAGCAGAAATTCTGTTGATCACTTCTTTAGAGTTGCAGAGGAAATGCGTTATAAAGTTCCTGAGGACATGAAATATTTCTGTCAATCTGAAGCTGTCGCATTTTACCTACAGAGATATGTTGTCTACAGAAAACGTAAAATATACGTTGGTCAGAAAGATTTTATTGATTTAGCACCTTTAATCAAAAAGTATAAAGATGAGAAATTCTTATTACCTGCTTCAGATCAGCTAAATTATGATATTCCACAAACTTTAGACAACTTGAAAGTTTCATGGACTCCAGCAATTTTTTACAGAACAATAATGAGCGACTTATCAGATTTAAAAGATGTATATTATGACATCTTAGCATTCTTTAGTCCTACAGGTATTAAATCTCTTTTCAAAAACTTTCCAGACTTTAAACAGAACAATACTCGTATTGCTGTTTTTGGAACTACAACTCAAAAAGAAGCTCTTGATAGCGGATTAAGAGTTGACATTATGGCTCCAACTCCTGGAACACCTTCTATGACAGGAGCTTTAGAAAAATACATTCTTGAAGTTAACAAAGGAAAGTAA
- a CDS encoding DUF4271 domain-containing protein, producing MTLIFVILPNMLAIQFQDRIINFKDWATILFVLSFVIIAINKNIFEVRFNEFIRLAISNKYTKIYKDSNNVRSTFTASMFFVQLFSFSFFILLFLKHFIFHENSDKIVFLQIFTFLGVFILSKYLIEKIIATTFKMEEFVDQFNLLKVSYRTYFSLLLLPINIILFYNPETNKSWVYLSLAAIIIITNFIIYIITLKTYQNLVIRKIFYFILYLCTLEIAPYYFMYYFITKN from the coding sequence ATGACATTAATTTTTGTAATTTTGCCAAACATGTTAGCAATTCAATTTCAAGATAGGATTATAAATTTTAAAGACTGGGCAACGATATTGTTTGTCCTTAGCTTTGTTATAATTGCAATTAACAAAAACATATTTGAAGTTCGTTTTAACGAATTTATAAGACTTGCAATATCTAACAAATATACTAAAATTTACAAAGACAGTAATAATGTGAGAAGCACTTTCACTGCTTCCATGTTTTTTGTGCAGTTATTTTCTTTTTCTTTTTTTATATTACTATTCCTAAAACACTTTATATTTCACGAAAACAGTGACAAAATAGTTTTTTTACAAATTTTTACTTTTTTAGGTGTTTTTATCCTATCAAAATATTTAATTGAGAAAATCATAGCTACAACCTTTAAAATGGAAGAGTTTGTAGATCAATTTAATCTTTTAAAAGTAAGTTATAGAACTTATTTCAGTTTACTACTTTTACCAATAAATATCATTCTTTTTTATAACCCCGAAACAAATAAAAGTTGGGTTTATCTTTCATTGGCTGCCATTATAATTATTACAAATTTTATTATTTACATTATAACCCTAAAAACATATCAAAATTTGGTAATTCGTAAAATATTTTATTTTATTTTATATCTTTGCACCCTTGAAATAGCACCTTACTATTTTATGTATTATTTTATTACAAAAAACTAG
- a CDS encoding polyprenol monophosphomannose synthase, with protein MTKAIVVIPTYNEIENIESIIDAVFSLTTSFHILIVDDNSPDGTYVKVKELQTKYKDRLFLEVRNKKSGLGTAYVHGFKWALSNEYEYIFEMDADFSHNPNDLERLLEACKDKNADVAIGSRYSTGVNVVNWPLNRVLMSYFASIYVKLITGMKIHDATAGFICYKKNVLENIKLDRIKFIGYAFQIEMKYRAYVQKFNIVEVPIIFTDRTKGVSKMSSSIIREAVFGVIMLRIRKLFNKL; from the coding sequence ATGACAAAAGCAATAGTAGTAATACCTACGTATAATGAAATTGAAAATATTGAAAGTATTATAGATGCTGTTTTTTCGTTAACGACATCTTTTCATATTTTAATTGTAGACGACAATTCTCCTGATGGAACTTATGTAAAAGTTAAAGAGCTACAAACTAAATATAAAGATAGATTATTTTTAGAAGTCAGAAATAAAAAATCAGGATTAGGAACAGCCTATGTTCATGGGTTTAAATGGGCTTTGTCAAATGAATATGAGTATATTTTTGAAATGGATGCCGATTTTTCTCATAACCCAAATGATTTAGAACGATTATTAGAAGCGTGTAAAGATAAAAATGCAGATGTAGCCATTGGATCAAGGTACTCAACAGGAGTTAATGTAGTTAATTGGCCATTAAATAGAGTATTAATGTCTTATTTTGCTTCTATATACGTGAAGCTTATTACAGGTATGAAAATTCACGATGCGACTGCTGGATTTATCTGTTATAAAAAAAATGTTTTAGAAAATATTAAGTTAGATAGAATAAAGTTTATAGGTTATGCGTTTCAAATAGAAATGAAATATAGAGCTTATGTTCAAAAATTCAATATTGTTGAAGTGCCAATTATCTTTACAGATAGGACAAAAGGAGTTTCGAAAATGAGCAGTTCTATAATCAGAGAAGCTGTTTTTGGAGTAATAATGTTACGTATAAGAAAATTATTTAATAAATTATAA
- a CDS encoding dihydroorotase: MSTFLIRNAKIVNEGVVFEGDVLIEDEFIKEIADKISPKSSECIIIDAEGSYLIPGAIDDQVHFREPGLTHKGTIASESRAAIAGGITSFIEQPNTVPNAVTQELLEEKYQIAAETSFANYSFMMGGTNDNLEEVLKTNPRNVAGIKLFLGSSTGNMLVDNQEVLEKIFSSTKMLIAVHCEDEATIKRNLEKYKEEYGDDIPMKYHHLIRSDEACYLSSSKAIELAKKTGARLHVFHLSTQKEMSLFTNKIPLEEKQITAEVCVHHLWFSDKDYDTKKAFIKWNPAVKTEADKDALWEALLDDRIDVIATDHAPHTLEEKKNPYTSCPSGGPLVQHAVVAMFEAVHKEKISVEKVVEKMCHNPAKIFKIEKRGFIKEGYYADLAIINPHLPWNVMKENILYKCGWSPFEGTNFKSRVTHTFVNGKLVHVNGKIKEVKVAKRLLFERE, translated from the coding sequence ATGAGTACCTTTTTAATTAGAAATGCAAAGATTGTAAATGAAGGAGTTGTTTTTGAAGGAGATGTGTTAATTGAAGACGAATTCATTAAAGAAATAGCAGATAAAATTAGCCCTAAATCGTCAGAATGTATTATTATTGACGCAGAAGGAAGCTATTTGATTCCAGGGGCTATTGATGATCAGGTTCATTTTAGAGAACCAGGTTTAACACATAAAGGAACAATCGCATCGGAAAGTAGAGCAGCAATTGCAGGAGGAATAACATCTTTTATTGAACAACCGAACACTGTTCCGAATGCTGTTACGCAAGAACTTTTAGAAGAAAAATATCAAATAGCAGCCGAAACATCATTTGCGAATTATTCTTTTATGATGGGAGGAACAAATGATAATTTAGAAGAAGTATTAAAAACAAATCCTAGAAATGTTGCTGGAATTAAATTGTTTTTAGGATCTTCAACAGGAAATATGCTAGTTGATAATCAAGAAGTGTTAGAAAAAATATTTTCTTCAACTAAAATGCTTATCGCAGTTCATTGTGAAGATGAAGCTACTATAAAAAGAAATTTAGAAAAATATAAAGAAGAATATGGTGATGATATACCCATGAAGTATCATCATTTAATAAGAAGTGATGAAGCTTGTTATCTGTCTTCATCAAAAGCAATTGAATTGGCTAAAAAGACAGGAGCAAGACTTCATGTTTTTCATTTGTCAACTCAGAAAGAAATGAGTTTGTTTACAAATAAAATTCCGTTAGAAGAGAAACAAATCACTGCGGAAGTTTGTGTACATCATCTTTGGTTTTCAGATAAAGATTATGATACTAAAAAGGCTTTTATAAAATGGAATCCTGCTGTGAAAACAGAAGCAGATAAAGATGCTTTGTGGGAAGCGCTATTAGATGATAGAATAGATGTTATAGCAACAGATCATGCTCCTCATACATTAGAAGAGAAAAAGAATCCATATACTTCTTGTCCTTCTGGTGGACCACTTGTTCAACATGCTGTTGTAGCAATGTTTGAGGCTGTTCATAAAGAGAAAATATCAGTAGAGAAAGTAGTGGAAAAAATGTGTCATAATCCAGCTAAGATATTTAAGATTGAAAAAAGAGGCTTTATTAAAGAAGGATATTATGCCGATTTAGCTATTATAAATCCACATTTGCCATGGAATGTAATGAAAGAAAATATATTGTATAAATGTGGATGGTCTCCATTTGAAGGGACTAATTTTAAATCTAGGGTTACACATACTTTTGTTAACGGGAAATTGGTTCATGTAAATGGGAAAATAAAAGAAGTAAAAGTAGCAAAACGTTTGTTATTTGAAAGAGAATAA
- a CDS encoding DUF4296 domain-containing protein, translating into MKKITFLIFSIILFSCSEKPVPEPDTLLDEKVMVDILFDTAILQASESYLPDKLTENNVRIKKYIYTKYSIDSTTYYQNQRYYASDSRKYRDMHKEVLERIDQLKAETDTLIKHEGVKGGLLKEKKLTKTLETKE; encoded by the coding sequence ATGAAAAAAATAACTTTTTTAATTTTTAGTATTATCCTTTTCTCTTGTTCAGAAAAACCAGTACCTGAACCTGATACTCTTTTGGATGAGAAAGTAATGGTGGATATCTTGTTTGATACAGCAATACTTCAAGCTTCGGAATCGTATTTACCAGATAAACTAACAGAGAATAACGTTAGAATAAAAAAATATATTTATACAAAATACAGTATTGATAGTACTACTTATTATCAAAATCAACGTTATTATGCTTCAGATTCTAGAAAATATCGAGACATGCATAAAGAGGTCTTAGAAAGAATTGATCAGTTAAAAGCAGAAACAGATACTTTGATTAAACACGAAGGAGTTAAAGGTGGGTTATTGAAAGAAAAGAAGTTGACTAAAACTCTTGAGACAAAAGAGTAA
- a CDS encoding NAD-dependent epimerase/dehydratase family protein, giving the protein MILVTGATGLVGSHLLVKLLQENEAVKALYRNKENIEKVRNVFRYKNQLNLFDKINWIEGNINDIPSLNKAFENIRQVYHCAALISFDPNDEEELRKTNIEGTANIVNCCIDFKVDKLCYISSIAALGDAKENEYTITEETEWNSEKFHSDYAISKYGAEMEIWRGFQEGLKVIILNPGVIFGYGFPKQGSSAFFNSIKKGLAFYTKGKIGIVAVEDVVNCAVILTNKNYNGQRYTIVSENITLESILFTIADAMNTKRPFLYANKTVTNIAWKLDWLLCKITGRKRGFTKTSSRSSHSTTIYSNSKITETLDYNFLDMTNYLTLLSQEF; this is encoded by the coding sequence ATGATATTAGTTACAGGTGCTACAGGATTAGTAGGTTCTCACTTACTTGTGAAATTGCTTCAAGAAAATGAGGCAGTAAAAGCCTTATATCGAAATAAGGAAAATATAGAAAAAGTAAGAAATGTTTTTCGATATAAAAATCAATTGAACTTATTTGATAAAATTAATTGGATAGAAGGCAATATAAACGACATTCCATCACTTAACAAAGCCTTTGAAAACATAAGACAAGTATACCATTGTGCTGCTCTTATTTCATTTGATCCAAATGATGAGGAAGAATTAAGAAAAACAAATATTGAAGGAACAGCAAATATTGTAAACTGTTGCATTGATTTTAAAGTTGATAAACTTTGTTACATAAGTTCTATCGCAGCTCTTGGAGACGCAAAAGAGAACGAGTACACCATAACAGAAGAAACAGAATGGAATTCAGAAAAATTTCATAGTGATTATGCTATCTCAAAATATGGAGCAGAAATGGAAATATGGAGAGGTTTTCAAGAAGGATTAAAAGTAATTATTCTAAATCCTGGAGTAATTTTTGGCTATGGTTTTCCAAAACAAGGAAGTAGTGCTTTCTTTAATTCTATAAAAAAAGGGCTTGCATTTTATACAAAAGGGAAAATAGGAATTGTTGCCGTTGAAGATGTCGTAAACTGTGCTGTAATACTAACAAATAAGAATTATAACGGCCAACGATATACTATAGTTTCTGAAAATATTACATTAGAATCTATTTTATTTACAATTGCTGATGCAATGAATACAAAAAGACCTTTTTTATATGCTAATAAAACAGTTACAAACATTGCTTGGAAATTAGACTGGCTATTATGTAAAATAACAGGAAGAAAAAGAGGCTTCACAAAAACCTCATCAAGATCATCACATTCCACTACTATTTACAGTAACTCAAAAATAACTGAAACGCTTGATTATAATTTTTTAGACATGACTAATTATCTTACTCTTTTGTCTCAAGAGTTTTAG
- the tyrS gene encoding tyrosine--tRNA ligase has translation MKNLVEELRWRGLIHDMMPGTEEQLVKEPTTVYIGFDPTSDSLHIGSLVPIILLMHLRKFGHRPIALVGGATGMIGDPSGKSNERNLLDEVTLNHNVNGIKGVLSRFLDFDAKDETAPILVNNYDWMKDFSFINFARDVGKRITVNYMMAKDSVKKRLSGEEGGEGMSFTEFTYQLIQGYDFYHLNKEYNCLLQMGGSDQWGNITTGTELVRRMNVDNEERSKAYAMTCPLITKADGSKFGKSEGGNVWLDADKTSPYKFYQFWLNTTDVDAEKYIKIFTFLDEETVVKLIAEHNEAPHLRVLQKRLAEELTLLVHSKEDLESAIFASNAFFSKDMDGLNALSEKALLEVFEGIPMAEISRKDFEEGLDMVAALATKTNFLASNGEARRELKQNAVSLNKEKVKEERAITTDDLINNQFLLLQKGKKNYYVIRVV, from the coding sequence ATGAAAAATCTAGTAGAAGAATTACGTTGGAGAGGGCTTATCCATGATATGATGCCAGGAACAGAAGAACAATTAGTAAAAGAACCAACAACGGTTTATATTGGTTTTGATCCTACTTCAGATTCACTACACATTGGAAGTTTAGTTCCTATTATTTTATTAATGCATTTAAGGAAATTTGGACATAGGCCTATTGCATTGGTTGGTGGTGCAACAGGAATGATTGGAGATCCATCAGGAAAATCAAATGAGCGTAATTTATTAGATGAAGTAACGTTAAATCATAATGTTAATGGTATAAAGGGTGTTTTATCTCGCTTTTTAGATTTTGATGCGAAAGATGAAACAGCACCTATACTAGTAAATAATTATGATTGGATGAAAGATTTCTCTTTTATCAATTTTGCACGTGATGTAGGTAAACGTATTACGGTTAACTATATGATGGCTAAAGATTCTGTAAAAAAACGTTTGAGTGGAGAAGAAGGAGGAGAAGGAATGAGTTTTACAGAATTTACATATCAATTAATTCAAGGATATGATTTCTATCATTTAAATAAAGAGTATAACTGTTTGTTGCAAATGGGAGGAAGTGATCAATGGGGAAATATTACAACAGGAACAGAATTGGTTCGTAGAATGAACGTAGATAACGAAGAGCGTTCTAAGGCATATGCTATGACTTGTCCTTTAATAACTAAAGCAGACGGTTCAAAATTCGGAAAATCAGAAGGTGGAAATGTATGGTTGGATGCTGATAAAACATCGCCATATAAATTTTATCAATTTTGGTTAAATACGACTGATGTTGATGCTGAAAAATATATTAAAATCTTTACATTTTTAGATGAAGAAACAGTAGTTAAGTTGATTGCAGAACATAATGAAGCTCCACACTTGAGAGTGTTGCAAAAAAGATTAGCAGAAGAACTAACATTATTAGTGCATTCAAAAGAAGATTTGGAGAGTGCTATTTTTGCTTCTAATGCTTTTTTTAGCAAAGATATGGACGGATTAAATGCTTTATCTGAAAAAGCTTTATTGGAGGTTTTTGAAGGAATTCCAATGGCAGAAATTTCAAGAAAAGATTTTGAAGAAGGATTAGATATGGTTGCTGCATTGGCAACTAAAACTAATTTTTTAGCTTCAAATGGTGAAGCTAGAAGAGAACTAAAGCAGAATGCAGTTTCTTTAAATAAAGAAAAAGTAAAAGAAGAACGAGCTATAACAACAGATGATTTAATTAATAATCAGTTCTTGTTATTGCAAAAAGGGAAAAAGAATTATTATGTAATTAGAGTAGTATAG
- a CDS encoding LuxE/PaaK family acyltransferase yields the protein MISTGDIFTISSKKDFEKLTLKVFRHQYDNNIVYKNFCNLLKKDKSNVKSLLDIPFLPIQFFKSHDIISSRETIQETFTSSGTTGMQTSNHFVTDVSIYEQSYRNAFSEFYGNIEDYCVLALLPSYLEREGSSLIYMINDLIKSSNHPDSGFYLNNLDELAIKLAELDKSGQNVILIGVTYALLDLIEPHQFELKNTIVMETGGMKGKRKEIIREELHEILCQGFGVPVIHSEYGMTELLSQAYSLGNGIFECPPWMQILIRDTEDALSYIDYGKTGGVNVIDLANINSCSFIATQDLGKKYPNHSFEVLGRFDNSDIRGCNLMVL from the coding sequence ATGATTTCAACAGGAGATATCTTTACCATTTCAAGCAAAAAAGATTTTGAAAAACTAACGCTCAAAGTTTTCAGACATCAATATGACAACAATATTGTTTATAAGAATTTTTGTAATCTTCTAAAAAAAGATAAATCTAATGTGAAATCATTATTAGATATTCCATTTCTTCCCATTCAGTTTTTTAAAAGTCATGATATTATAAGCTCCAGAGAAACTATACAAGAAACATTTACAAGTAGTGGAACAACTGGAATGCAAACCAGCAATCATTTTGTTACAGATGTTTCAATCTATGAGCAAAGTTATCGCAATGCCTTTTCTGAATTTTATGGTAATATTGAAGATTATTGCGTTTTAGCCTTACTTCCATCTTATTTAGAGCGTGAAGGCTCTTCACTAATCTACATGATTAATGATTTAATTAAAAGTAGCAACCATCCAGATTCAGGATTTTATTTAAATAATCTTGATGAATTAGCAATCAAATTAGCTGAACTAGATAAATCGGGTCAAAATGTAATTCTAATTGGTGTGACTTATGCCTTATTAGATTTGATTGAACCACATCAATTTGAGTTAAAGAACACGATTGTCATGGAAACTGGTGGCATGAAAGGCAAACGAAAAGAGATTATTCGAGAAGAGCTACATGAAATCTTATGCCAAGGATTTGGAGTTCCTGTGATTCATTCTGAATATGGCATGACCGAATTATTATCACAAGCTTACTCTTTAGGAAACGGTATTTTTGAATGTCCACCATGGATGCAGATTTTAATTAGAGATACAGAAGATGCTTTATCTTATATTGATTATGGAAAAACTGGCGGTGTAAATGTAATAGATTTAGCAAATATTAATTCATGCTCTTTTATTGCCACACAAGATTTAGGAAAAAAATATCCCAACCATTCTTTCGAAGTGTTGGGACGTTTTGACAATTCTGATATTAGAGGTTGTAATTTGATGGTTTTGTAA